AGCGACAAACACGTCCGGGACTTTCTGAGCTGGGGTGAgcagcgggggggggggggggaccgGGGGGGTgggacggggggacacgggacaaggggacatggggatgggggggacgggacaaggggacatggggatgggaaCGGGGGGGACGgggcagggggacatggggagggggacgggacagggggacatggggatggggacgggggggacgggacagggggacacggggatgggaacggggggacacggggatgggaACGGGGGGGacgggacagggggacatggggatgggaaCGGGGGGGacgggacatgggggacatggggatgggacTGGGGGGGGAcgggacagggggacacggggatgggaacggggggacacggggatgggaACGGGGGGGACGGGACAGGGGGAcgtgggggacacggggatgggaACGGGGGGGACGgggcagggggacatgggggacatgggggacatgggggacatggggatgggaacggggggacatggggatggggacgggacagggggacatgggggacatggggacatggggatgggaacggggggacacggggatggggacgggggggacgggacatgggggacatgggggacacggggatgggactgggggggacgggacacggggatgggaacggggggacacgggacacggggAGGGGGACGGGGGTTatgggacacgggggacaccggacaggggggacacggggatggggaCCGGGGTTATGGGACACGGGGATAGGAacgggggacacgggacaggggggacacgggacaggggggacacagagatggggacggggggacacggggacggggggacacggggatgggaacggggggacacggggaacACGGGGACGGGACCGGGGGGTCCGGGAGTGGGGAGTCACCGGGACCGGGACGGGGGTTCGACCGGAAGTGTTCGGGACCGGGGGGGGTtcgggacacggggggacatggggacgggaCTGGGGGGTCCGGGACAGGGTGGGGGACCCGGGTTCGagaccggggcgggggggtgtcCGGGGACCGAACAGTCCCGTCCGGGGGGGGTGATCCGGTACCGGGGGGGGTGATCCGGTACCGGGGGGGGATTGTGATCCGGTACCGGGGGGGGGTGATCCGGTACCGGGGGGGGGTGATCCGGTACCGGGGGGGGGGTGACCCGGTACCGGGGGGGGGTGATCCGGTACCGGGGGGGGGGTGATCCGGTACCGGGGGGGGGATTGTGATCCGGTACCGGGGGGGTCGGACACCTGCGGCCCCTCCTGCTGCCGGCGGGACCGGACACCGGGGTCCCTgtagtgggggggggggtgtcccgGTCGGCCGGgcccgggctggggggggggcgggggggccgcgGCTCCGCTCCTTTTCTGGGCACGTCGGGCCCGGCCCCCCCCGCGGGCGCCGAGCGCTGCGCGGCCATAAATGGGCTGAGGGTGCGCGGCGGCCCCCCCCCCGACCCGGTACCGAGGGTGTCACACCCCCCCCGGCGATTGTCACCTCCCCCCGGGGTtgtcaccccccccccccccgccccgggacTGTTAACCCCGCCCCCGGGATTGtcacaccccccaccccccccccggACTGTCACCCCCCCCCCCGGGGATtgtcaccccccccccccccgggaTTGTCAccaccccccacacacactgtcacacCCCCCGccaccccatttccccccatgTGCCCCCCCCCGGGGCCCCCCCAATGCCCCAACTGCCCCCATAGCGGATTCTCCAGTTGCTTGTACTGGGGttgtgcccccccccccacccgcacccccaaatcccaccGCATGGGTGCTGAACCCcccccatgggtgctgccccccccccctgccatgggtgCTGATCCCCAAATGGgtgctccccccccccccccatagGTGTTGACCCCCGCCCATGGGTGCTGACCCCTATGGGTACTGACCCCCATGGGTGCTCCCCCAcccacccacgggtgctgacccccatgggtgctccccccccacccacgggtgctgaccCCTATGGGTACTGACCCCCACGGGTGCTCCCCCcccacccacgggtgctgacccccacccatgggtgctcccccccacccacgggtgctgacccccatgggtgctcccccccacccatgggtgctgaccCCTATGGGTGCTGACCCCCATGGGTGCTCTCCCCCcccacccacgggtgctgacccccatgggtgctccccccacccacgggtgctgaccCCTATGGGTACTGACCCCCATGGGTGCTCCCCcccacccacgggtgctgaccCCTATGGGTACTGACCCTCATGGGtgctccccccccccacccacgggtgctgaccCCTATGGGTACTGACCCCCATGGGTGCTCCCCCCcccacccacgggtgctgaccCCTATGGGTACTGACCCCCATGGGTGCTCCCCCCcccacccacgggtgctgaccCCTATGGGTACTGACCCCCACGGGtgctccccccccccacccacgggtgctgacccccacccacgggtgctgaccCCTATGGGTACTGACCCCCACGGGTGCTCCCCCcccacccacgggtgctgacccccacccacgggtgctgaccCCTATGGGTACTGACCCCCATGGGTGCTCCCCCcccacccacgggtgctgaccCCTATGGGTACTGACCCCCACGGGTGctcccccccacccatgggtgcccccccccccccacccacgggtgctgaccCCTATGGGTACTGACCCCCACGGGTGctcccccccacccatgggtgccccccccccccacccacgggtgctgaccCCTATGGGTACTGACCCCCACGGGTGCTCCCCCCcccacccacgggtgctgaccCCTATGGGTACTGACCCCCATGGGTGCTCCCCcccacccacgggtgctgacccccacccacgggtgctgaccCCCACCCACGGGTGCCCCCCAGCCGAGCCCGTGGCCTCgcggctgcaggagctgcagctgcaacGAAGCGACTTCGAGATCTTGAAGGTGATCGGGCGCGGGGCCTTCAGTGAggtgaggggacacgggggggggggacacgggtgacactgggggggtGACAGCGGGGTGACACCGGGGTGACGCCGCAGGTGGCCGTGGTGCGGATGAAGGAGTCGGGGCAGATTTACGCCATGAAGATCATGAACAAGTGGGACATGCTGCGGCGCGGGGAGGTgagggacattggggacaatggggacactgggggcactggggacatgggggacattggggacaatggggacgttggggacaacggggacactgggggcactgggaacattggggacattggggacaacggggacactgggggcactggggacattggggacattggggac
The sequence above is a segment of the Columba livia isolate bColLiv1 breed racing homer chromosome 34, bColLiv1.pat.W.v2, whole genome shotgun sequence genome. Coding sequences within it:
- the LOC135576908 gene encoding myotonin-protein kinase-like: MAAPPGRRERLRALALGRGALGLEALLDLLVGLVGGLRHRLLLLRDGGDGNGSDSDKHVRDFLSWAEPVASRLQELQLQRSDFEILKVIGRGAFSEVAVVRMKESGQIYAMKIMNKWDMLRRGEVRDIGDNGDTGGTGDMGDIGDNGD